In Eucalyptus grandis isolate ANBG69807.140 chromosome 4, ASM1654582v1, whole genome shotgun sequence, the following proteins share a genomic window:
- the LOC104442533 gene encoding glutaredoxin-C9-like, which produces MPKEAAGIPADDGLTPSKPMSSYEEVRRLAASNAVVLFSMNCMCTVAKTLLFSLRVGHDIHSVLHQLAPGAGTTPPCDRQALPAVFVGGKFLGGLKTLMACHINGSLVPLLKNASALWLRASRCALAGACFPTPLPPAQSSYRS; this is translated from the coding sequence ATGCCCAAGGAAGCTGCCGGAATCCCAGCGGACGATGGCCTGACGCCGAGCAAGCCCATGAGCTCCTACGAGGAGGTGAGGCGCCTCGCTGCCAGCAATGCGGTGGTGCTTTTCAGCATGAACTGCATGTGCACGGTGGCCAAGACCCTCCTCTTCAGCCTCCGTGTCGGCCATGACATCCATTCCGTCCTCCACCAGCTCGCCCCCGGCGCCGGCACTACCCCCCCTTGCGACCGGCAGGCTCTCCCGGCGGTCTTCGTGGGTGGCAAGTTCCTGGGCGGCCTCAAGACCCTGATGGCCTGCCACATAAACGGCTCCCTCGTCCCGCTCCTCAAGAACGCCAGCGCCCTCTGGCTACGAGCATCACGTTGTGCCCTCGCCGGAGCATGTTTCCCGACGCCATTACCGCCGGCGCAGTCTTCATATAGATCTTAG